The nucleotide window CCACGCCAGCGTAAACACAGTTTAACGATTTAGATGGGCGACCGCTTTGATGCTTGCTATAGATGCGAGTTTGCGTTTGTGACTGCTATGATACAAGCACATATGTTAATACGGCAGTTTTTGGGGTAATAAAAAATGAGGTTTTTAGTTATGAGTGAAGAAAAGAAGAAAAAAATGTACTATTACTATGGCGGCAAGGAAAAGAAAGCCAGAGAAGCCAAAGAAGAAGCAGAAGGAGAAATCATGCCCTACACCTTCGGCGACATTCAACGAGACTTTGACAGGCTCATGGACAGGTTTGAGCGTGAGTTCGAGGATTTTATTCCAAGATGGAGGCGTGGAATGCGGTGGCGTGGGCCAATGATGCCGATGATGCCGTTCGAAGCAAGGATGCCTTCAGTTGACATAGAAGATAAAGGCAAAGAATACCGTTTGACCGCGGACTTGCCAGGTTTTAGCAAGGAAGACGTAGAGCTTGACGTTACCGAAGATTCTGTAACTATCAGCGCTAAGAAAACTGAGGCAAAAGAAGAGAAAGACAAAAACTACGTTCGCAAGGAAAGGCGTGCTCAAACATTCTACAGGCGAGTGCCACTACCCGAAGAGGTTCGCTCAGATGATGCCAAGGCAACTTTAAACAACGGCATCTTAGAAATCACCTTGCCAAAGAAGCAGCCTAAAGAAACCAAAAAAATCAAAATCGACTAATGCCAAACTGAGACCACCATTTGGCATTCTTTTTCTTTTCAACCGCCGCAAGAGCAAGTTTGATTGCGGATAATATTCTGCATAATGCGATACTTTTTTAAAACAAAAAGCTAAAACCAATAGGCATGCGGCTGTCAACACTCGGCTTAGTTCTTGTCATAATCGGAATTGTAACCTTAGCAATAGGAGCCTACACCTATGCCTATCCAACACCACAAACTAAAACGTCAACAATAGCGCCCTCAGCTGGAATTTTTGAACAACTAGAACTAAAACAAGGCGACCAACTCAAAGTTGCCTTAACCGTGATTGACGGCGAAGGCGTAAGAGTAACCGTGGAGGACCCTCTATCAGAGACCGTTTATAATGGCGGAACAGTTTACGCGAATCTTGCTTTCAATTTGAACGCGCAAAGTAATGGTGCGCACAGAATCAATTTTGTAAACATCAGCCCCACAGATGAACTGACTATAGATTATTCGATAATGTATCCAGCGTTTCCGGGGATGCTGACTTACTTCGCGTTAATCTTAGGCGTGGTTTTGGTGGTTAATGGTTTAGTAGTTATATTAATTTTCAAGCGTTCCAACAAACAATAAACTGCTTGGTTCTTACTGCTGTTTTTTCTCGAGTTTGCTCTCTACTTCGTAATTTATTATGTATAAGCCTACGACTGTTAAGAGTACGCCGACAACTAAAAAGACCCACAGGTTTGTGTAGCCTAAATATTGGTCCATTAGAGTCCAAAGGCTTCTGAAGATAAGCACTGACGCGAAGACAAGAATTAACTCGCCTATGAGTATTTTTAGTCGCATAAACTACCAATGCAAGAAACGTTCATAATTAGCTTTCCATAACTCGCCAATCGCTTAGAAAAAATGGAGGGTATTGTAGCTTATTCTACGTTTATGGCGATGTCGTCAATGAAGTACGTCATATGTGTTTCCCATCTGACAGAGATGCCCAACGCAACGTAAACGTCACCTGAACTATCTGCCTGCACCTGTGAGGAAAAGCTGTAAGCCTTCCAGCCTTCCGCTTGGTTAGCGCCACCTAAAATCTCAAAATCCTCTTCTACTTCAGGATTCTCAATACCGACATAGCCTACTACTGCTGCGATTTCATTGAAGCTCTCTGTCTCGCTCCAGAACTGGAAAGACACGCTGACATTTTTGACCGCGTTTGGTTCAATTGAGATTTTTCTCTCAAGCCAAATCGTGCCATCGTCCTGTAACCCGTCAATGTAGAGCAAAGCGGACTTGTTGCCAGTAAAAGAAACGTTGCCTGCAACTTCAATGCTCCAAGCAACAGACTCTCCAGGCCTGTTAGGGTCTTGAGGCACGTCGGCGTCTGGCATCCAGTCTTCTAAGCCATTTTCAAAACCGAACGAAAAGGTTTGTGGCGGCGGTTGCTGTTTTGGCGGAAAAAGAATGAGACTGGTTAATACGGCAACAACTGCAACGACTGCTACAACTGCATAGAGTATCTTTTTCATTTTTTGAACGCTCGTTTCTTAGAGAATTCGCTTTTGGTTAATATATCACTATTTTTTGGAACAAACTGTCTATTAAATGAACAGCCCAATCAGATTTAGGGAAACGAATTACTCATAAAGATATTAATGAAGCGCCTATTGAATTTCTATCTTCTTACCTTCCGCAGGTTCTTTGAGTGGAAGCCTGAGCCTCAACAGCCCATTTTCGTATTTTGCCTCTGCCTTATCGGCATCAACTTCATGAGCCAGCGTATAGCATCCCGCTAACTCGGCATCATCCCTAGAGCCTGTCACGCATAAACTCTGTTCGCTGACGTGTACTTCAATGTGGTCTTTGTCAACTCCTGGCAACTCAAAATTAATCAGGTATTCTTTTTCGTCGTGGCAAAAACATGCAGTTGGAAGATAAACTGGTCGTGTTTCAGACAATTTAGAAACCTCAATTTTATTGCTACCAAGCACTGCGTATAAAACGTATGTGCTTGTATAGAAGCAGTCACAAGAGAAAAAAACTTTCAGCTCTCTAACGGTTGCATGTTTTCTTTGAGGAACTGGAAGCTTTCAGCGCGGAAGAGGTGGCTTATGCAGTGGCAGTCAGAGCATCCAAAGCCCTTGATTGGCACGCTTTCCTCTGCAAGCTTGGCTGCGATTTGGCATTCCTTGGTTTTGTCGTCTTGTGCGTAGAGAACGTCTGTTACGGTTGCTGCTTCATCGTTTAGCAGGTAGTCGATGTGCCAAAACAGCCGCTTGTTTTTACGCTTATGCCTCGCTACCCGAAGCTCCAAATTGTTCTGTGCTGAGCCAACGTAAACATACAAGCCGCCGTCAAAGACAAGCTTGCCTAAAGCACCGACTTTTACGTTTGTGTTTTTGCTTAGTTTTATGATGAGAACGTATATGCCCTTCAACGGTTACTCCAGTTAAACGCGATTTACTCGATTTTTGATGTCCCAGGCTGAGTGAACGGTTCCGTCATGCCGACAAGCAATTTGCCAAACGTGTCGATGTGGGTTTCTTCTTCGGCAAGAATCTCTTCCAGCAGTCTTCTGGTTGTAAAATCGCCCTCATGCGCTGCAACTTGGATTGCCTGCTTGTAGAGGACAATAGCCTGCTCCTCGTCCTGCTCGTCCTGTTTTAGCATTTCAATTAGGCTTCCGCCTACAAAAATCGGGTCTGGTTTAGTTGTAGGTACGCCGTTTAGGTAGTCTAAGCGCTCTGCTAGGCGTTCGGCGTGTTTCATTTCGGCTATGGCGGTTTCCCTGAAAATTTTTTCTACTATGGCGCCTTCTGTTCCTGTGACTTGAACGTGCTGCCACATGTATTGGATACTGACTTGGAGTTCGCGGGCTATAGCTTTGTTTAAAAATTCTAAAAGACTTTTAGAAGCCATTATAATTCACAAAATACTATACGTTTAATTGGTATATAAACAGCCTAGCTTTTGCTTAACAGCGAAGGTTTTGTGTGTCACAGCACTTAATCATGGCTCTATTCCAAGTTGTTTGAGCATTTGCATGGTGCTGTTAGTAGGCGGTAGGCAGGTTTGGTTTTGGCACACATACGCCGTTGCTTTGCCCTCTAACTGCATGTAGCCTGCGCCTGCTTTGCTTGGGTGCTTGAGGGCAATTGTGGTGGTTGGCAGGTAGTGCTTTCGTAGTTGGTTTAGCATTTCTTGTGTGCTTTGCTCTTTTGGTTCACCGACAATCACTACGCTGTAGGATGTGCCCAATTGGAAGTCGAGCGCTGACACAAAGAAAGTGAACGCTTCAGGCATCCCTTCGATTTCTCGCGCAAAAGTCTGAGACATCTGGGTTGCCAGTTTGTCGTATTTGGGTTGGTTGGTTAAGCGGCTCAGCCACAGCAAGTCATGTAGCGCTACTGAATTGCCTGAGGGAGTTGCGCCGTCATAGAGCGGCTTCATTTTAGGCATGGCGGTCTGCTCGCTGGTTTGGTAGAATCCGCCGTTCTCGTTGTCCCAAAACTTTGCTACCATAACCTCAGCTAAATCGGCGGCGGACTGCAAATATTTCTCCTCAAAAGTTGCCTCATAAAGCTCGATTAACCCGTACACCAGAAAGGCGTAGTCATCTAAGAAGCCTTCGATGGCGGTTTCACCTTTTGCGTAGCGGTGGTAGAGCACGTCATCCCTAAACATTTGTGTTAGGATGAAGTCTGCAGCTTTGGTTGCGGCTTCGCTGTATTTTGATTCTTGAAGAACGTTACCTGCTTTGGCAAGTGCCGCAATCATTAAGCCGTTCCAGTCCGCGAGAACCTTATCATCTATTGCTGGCGCGACTCGTTTTTTTCTTGCCTCAAACAATTTGTCTCTTATGCTGTGGAGGCGGTCGATGAGTTCTTGCAGCGTCAAACCCTCGTACGGCGCTAGTTCCTCAAGCGGTTCAGCTATGTGCAGCACATTCTTTCCGCTTTGCCTTCCCGCTTCAACGAAATTGCCCTCAGGTCTCAAACCGTAAATGTGAACTGCCAATTCCGCGTCTGCAGGAGCCAGCGTGTCGAACACTTGGTCTGTTGTCCAGAGGTAGAATTTGCCTTCTTCGCCCTCTGTGTCAGCGTCCTGCGCCGAGTAGAAACCTCCTTGCGGAGACGCCAAGTCACGCATTGCGTAGTCTAAGATTTCTTTGGCTACGAGAGCATAGCGGTTTGCACCAGTTGCTTGATAGGCTTCAATGTAAGCCATCGCCAGCAAGGCTTGGTCGTAAAGCATCTTTTCAAAATGCGGAACCAGCCAGCTCTCATCTGTGCTGTATCGGTGAAAACCAAAACCCAACTGGTCATGTATTCCGCCTTGCCGCATTTCGTTTAGGGTTTTTTCCACCATGGCAAGCGCGTTCTTTTCGTCTGTCCGCTTGTAGTGGCGAAGCAAATAGAGCAGTTTGTGGGGTGTGGGAAATTTGGGTGCTGAGCCGAACCCGCCGTTTTCCTCGTCAAAATCCAGCATCAAACGGTCATAAGTGTCCTGTAGAACTGCGCGGTCTGGTTCTTTTTGAGGTGTTCTTTTTTCCATGGCTACTATGCGGTCTTTAATGTCAGCACCCACCAGTTCCAGTTGCGCTCGTTGCCCCTGCCACAGTTGCATGACTTGTGGAACAAGGTCTAACATGCCAATCATACCGCCCCTGCTGTATTTGGGGATGTAGCTGGCGGCGTAAAACGGGTTAAGCTGAGGCGTCAAAATCACGTTTAGGGGCCAGCCGCAGTTTCTACCCATCGTTTGACACACAGCCATGTACTGAGCGTCTAGGTCGGGTCTTTCTTCACGGTCAACCTTAATGCACACGAACGCTTGGTTTAGCAGGTCGGCGACTTGCTGGTCGCGGAAGCACTCTTCCTCCATGACATGGCACCAATGACAACTAGAGTAGCCAATGCTTAAGAAGATGGGTTTGTCTTCGGCTTTTGCTTTGTCGAGGGCTTGTTGGCTCCACGCAAACCAGTCCACAGGATTGTAGCCGTGGGCGAGAAGATAGGGGCTTTTCTCGTTAATTAGCCTGTTGGGCTTCTTGTCTTGATGCAAAAAGTGATTTCTCCTGCCTTGCTTTATGAGATCGGGGGTTTAATTAACTGTTTGGATAACACACAAAAAAGAAACAAACCAAGTGTACAACAAAAACCCCAGTAAAACAGACGTTAGGAAGTTTTATAACAAACCCCTACTAAATTCATTATTGGTTACTATGAGATGGGCGGTTTTAGCAACTGCTATTCTGGCGATATTTTTTTTAATGGAACCTTTAGCTCAAAAGGGTGCTGTGGAAGCAAATCCTGGACCAGAATACCCTACAATATTCATACAGTCTCCATCTCCCTATCCAATAGAAATCTATCAGGAAACAAGCATTCTCATACAAGTTTGGCGCGAGTTCTCTCCTTTCGAGAAAACAAGGTCTGTGGACATATACTACAGATTAGATGGTGGTCCTAAAACAGAACTAAGTATCACTACGTTTGGAACCAGTACAGACAAATTTGGGGTAGGAACTTTAGAGAACTTGACAGACGGTTTCCATACGGTGACAGCGTATTCCACTGATACTCAAGGAAAAACCATCTCGGATTCAGTAACATTTCTAGTAAACACTACCATAATATTCCCAAAGCTTCTTTTCTGTCCAACCAATACTACTTACAACACCAAGGAAATACCATTAACTTACATTATTGATGACCCAAAATGCGCAGTCACTTACCGCTTAGACCCCACAACTGTCCCCATGATGGATACCCCAAAACCCTTGTATGGCAATACAACTTTGTCAGAACTCTCTGAAGGCAAACATACAATCACGGTTAAAGCAACAAACTCAGATACTGGATTTTTCTCTAAACAAACAGCCAACTTTACCATCGATACCACTAAACCAGCCCCAACACCAACAGTTCCAGAGTCTTCAACACGCTCGCTAAAGTTTCCAGCAGAATTAGCCATAATATTTCTAACTATAATGGCATTAGCAGTTGCAGTTGTACTAATGAAATTTGCCTACAAACGCCGCCGACCAACAGCACAAACAACCCTCCTTGGAGAAAGAAACTATCCCTGAAGAAAAAATACGCTCTGCTATGATCTCTAACCGAAAAACCTACAAATAGAAGGAAATACGCGTTTAGCAATTCTTCTTACCCCTCGCATTTTTATATCAACCCATCGCCCTAAAGAAAGGTATTTTTTAGATCATGCTTTTTGGTCATTAATCAAACGGCATTAGCATCGTTTTAGTGCGTACTTGAATAGATGAGACGGAAAAGAAAAAATTGGGAATAAGAAGGGGGATCTTTACACACAGTTAGCGCTGAGGGTGGAATAAGTCAATTCCCTGTAGCTGTTCGGTTGGCACCAGGTTATTGTAGATAAAGCCGTCTTCATACTTGCTGAGTTGGACCTGAGCTATTGGTTTGTTGTCTATTTCGGGTTCCTCGTGTATAGTGACTGAGCCGTTAGTCATCGTAATATATCCAATCCTGTATACTTCTACCGAGATTGCGTTTGGTGTTCCTGCACTGGATAAGTCAGAACTGCTCGGTTGGGTGAACGTGCTGTTCGTTGTATAAATGCCGACAGAGCCTATGGTTTTGCTTAAGATATATCGATCAGATGCCCAGTTGTAGCACCACGTACCCCCTTTGGTTCGATAGATGCTCTGATGTATTAAGTCACCTCTGTAACTGTTAATTGTAGCAAAGTCATCTTGGGTGAATGCACTATAATTCGCCGTTCCGACAGTCCATCCATAATATTCAGTTATGCCTGTATCTGCAATTATCTTTACTCCATATAACTCAATAACTGCATCAACAGAACTAGTCATAGACGAAACGGGTGTAAAGTCCAAGAAAACTGAAGATGGATACTCACTGCTGTGAACCATGGTCTCATTAGTTTTTGGGTCAACATAGGAAACTTTATCTGGCGGCAGAGGACCGAC belongs to Candidatus Bathyarchaeota archaeon and includes:
- a CDS encoding Hsp20/alpha crystallin family protein, producing MSEEKKKKMYYYYGGKEKKAREAKEEAEGEIMPYTFGDIQRDFDRLMDRFEREFEDFIPRWRRGMRWRGPMMPMMPFEARMPSVDIEDKGKEYRLTADLPGFSKEDVELDVTEDSVTISAKKTEAKEEKDKNYVRKERRAQTFYRRVPLPEEVRSDDAKATLNNGILEITLPKKQPKETKKIKID
- a CDS encoding Hsp20/alpha crystallin family protein, which codes for MSETRPVYLPTACFCHDEKEYLINFELPGVDKDHIEVHVSEQSLCVTGSRDDAELAGCYTLAHEVDADKAEAKYENGLLRLRLPLKEPAEGKKIEIQ
- a CDS encoding GIY-YIG nuclease family protein; amino-acid sequence: MKGIYVLIIKLSKNTNVKVGALGKLVFDGGLYVYVGSAQNNLELRVARHKRKNKRLFWHIDYLLNDEAATVTDVLYAQDDKTKECQIAAKLAEESVPIKGFGCSDCHCISHLFRAESFQFLKENMQPLES
- a CDS encoding ferritin-like domain-containing protein; this encodes MASKSLLEFLNKAIARELQVSIQYMWQHVQVTGTEGAIVEKIFRETAIAEMKHAERLAERLDYLNGVPTTKPDPIFVGGSLIEMLKQDEQDEEQAIVLYKQAIQVAAHEGDFTTRRLLEEILAEEETHIDTFGKLLVGMTEPFTQPGTSKIE
- a CDS encoding thioredoxin domain-containing protein, with protein sequence MHQDKKPNRLINEKSPYLLAHGYNPVDWFAWSQQALDKAKAEDKPIFLSIGYSSCHWCHVMEEECFRDQQVADLLNQAFVCIKVDREERPDLDAQYMAVCQTMGRNCGWPLNVILTPQLNPFYAASYIPKYSRGGMIGMLDLVPQVMQLWQGQRAQLELVGADIKDRIVAMEKRTPQKEPDRAVLQDTYDRLMLDFDEENGGFGSAPKFPTPHKLLYLLRHYKRTDEKNALAMVEKTLNEMRQGGIHDQLGFGFHRYSTDESWLVPHFEKMLYDQALLAMAYIEAYQATGANRYALVAKEILDYAMRDLASPQGGFYSAQDADTEGEEGKFYLWTTDQVFDTLAPADAELAVHIYGLRPEGNFVEAGRQSGKNVLHIAEPLEELAPYEGLTLQELIDRLHSIRDKLFEARKKRVAPAIDDKVLADWNGLMIAALAKAGNVLQESKYSEAATKAADFILTQMFRDDVLYHRYAKGETAIEGFLDDYAFLVYGLIELYEATFEEKYLQSAADLAEVMVAKFWDNENGGFYQTSEQTAMPKMKPLYDGATPSGNSVALHDLLWLSRLTNQPKYDKLATQMSQTFAREIEGMPEAFTFFVSALDFQLGTSYSVVIVGEPKEQSTQEMLNQLRKHYLPTTTIALKHPSKAGAGYMQLEGKATAYVCQNQTCLPPTNSTMQMLKQLGIEP